From a region of the Desulfonatronum sp. SC1 genome:
- a CDS encoding PhnD/SsuA/transferrin family substrate-binding protein, which produces MPAYHIPLPGSLRLRLLGISILLALPLLLSSVATATQPIRFAPLPMESREVIVRAFNPLVAYLEKQLQDPVEMVYFDDRQEILTAFEQDELDLVFLGPLPYVALRQRMPEVEPLVFFMEPAGDARYRCALITFFGDDIVLSELRGQPFGLTSRLSTCGYLGAEAMVRDHADLSLKDIAYRYLGTHEAVIFAVVRGEVVAGSVKDEFAHKYAPLGITIRAYSDWVPATGLFANARTLDADHIQRIRSILLATPPEEFDQWGVTIRHGMAPASDDAYAGFREFGDPAEIP; this is translated from the coding sequence ATGCCCGCCTATCATATTCCCTTGCCCGGTTCTCTCCGTCTGCGCCTGCTGGGCATCTCCATCCTGCTTGCTCTTCCTCTTCTGCTTTCGTCAGTTGCGACGGCCACGCAACCCATTCGTTTCGCCCCTTTGCCCATGGAAAGCCGGGAGGTGATCGTCAGGGCATTCAACCCTTTGGTGGCCTACCTGGAGAAACAGCTTCAGGACCCCGTAGAGATGGTCTATTTTGACGATCGCCAGGAAATCCTGACGGCCTTTGAGCAGGACGAACTGGACTTGGTCTTTCTGGGTCCGTTGCCCTATGTCGCCCTGCGCCAGCGGATGCCCGAGGTGGAGCCGCTGGTTTTTTTTATGGAACCCGCTGGTGATGCCCGGTATCGTTGTGCCCTGATTACCTTTTTTGGCGACGACATCGTCCTGTCGGAACTCCGCGGCCAGCCCTTCGGCCTGACTTCGCGTCTGTCCACGTGTGGCTATCTGGGTGCTGAGGCCATGGTCCGCGATCATGCCGATCTGTCTTTGAAGGACATCGCGTACCGTTACCTGGGCACCCATGAAGCCGTGATTTTCGCCGTGGTCCGCGGCGAGGTCGTCGCCGGAAGCGTCAAGGACGAGTTCGCCCATAAATACGCACCGCTGGGCATCACGATTCGCGCCTATTCGGACTGGGTGCCTGCCACCGGCCTGTTCGCCAATGCCCGCACCCTGGATGCCGACCATATCCAGCGCATCCGTTCCATTCTCCTGGCCACGCCCCCGGAAGAGTTCGACCAATGGGGTGTAACCATCCGTCATGGCATGGCCCCGGCCAGCGACGACGCCTATGCCGGATTCCGCGAATTCGGCGATCCGGCGGAGATACCTTGA